The genomic window GCCTGCCTATTGTTGGAGCATATtaaggttattatattattgtaaaatgtatgtatgttttttttttgttttgacggacgtgaaaataaataaaacgttctatacaatattttaactgaaatagtttgtacttatattaaaaacaaaaactaacaATTACATGGAAATAAACTTCATAAACTTAACgcccaattattattatataagacaaATAACGATGTAAAATTCTGAATTCAATTGTTTGATAACATTATAAGCAAAGCTCGAGACTTGTAgcaattgcatatttttttctaagattTGAAATGacagtaaaatataagctacaaataaattttatacttgaagAAATTTATGATGAAGTCTCAAAAagtgtattgtgtattgtgtatagcCACCTTAATGTTGTAAATGTACACATAACACGTGGCTAAATTATTTCCGTGTATATTTATGTGATCAGCGATCGCCttcagataaaataataatagtgattttTCAAAGTACCAACtgattaacaataattgttaatttatttaactgatACAGCgacttacataataaaatcggCTATACATACAGCTCTTAAAGCactatatacaaaaatgaCTCAAATTCATTTGTGACACTAGATATTCATACggtgacaaaaaaaattaaagggtaatataaatttgtcgATGAATCCCTTtccttaatttataaatatacatatgaataatacataataaaaataggtaattctTGAGTTAATGTTCCATTTATTTTCTCATGTTCTAcactatcatataatattaccgaACCATACaccatatacaaaataataccctattttaaacatgtacatttttatcaaatagcaAAATGCTCAACTTACAATAtagattaaaacaaattatttatcatgtggcagaatacataaaaattaaactaacaatatgttataaaatctatacatttttttatttaactcataCTCGTGTAAGCAGATAATGGTATAAAACGGGGGTGGTATCAATCTAAATATTGatagaattaatattagaaattcttcatataatatgtattgaatcataacactaaaaaataatctcattataatataatattataatatttatatattttgtaatatttttacaaaaatcgaaaaaaataaataaatagagactaaaattacaaacaaattactataaataactcaagaatgccaaactatttttgaaaatatataatgccttgtgaataaattattaaataataaataaatatattataaaaacaaatctctacagtttttctttttcaattacaaaaaaaaaaaataataccgattttgtaaaaaaacaaaactagtaggtataaattttccagttttttcaattattttttattcttctttttcaattttcatgaAAAGTACTGTGAATTTTCACTTAAATGTACACGGTATCTACTAACATCTGGTTTTCTACcagaaaattatcattaatgttaaatatgtatgCATTCTTTCTGCTTCAAAAGGTGACAAATGATGTTGGATAATGATAGACGTCATcaaaaataacacatattacGATAAAACCAATACTTGCATcactttttacaaaatttgggacaaaaaaaataaatacatatttaatattagttataattttaaaatatatatttttacatcgcatatcaatttaataaattgaaatacgttatttataattataggttaaatatttttttatctttttttatactaatttatgtcttattaaaaaccattattcGTTCTATTGATAAAGGCTACCACGTAACTGTTTTAGCAcaacaattgaaattatacatCTGAATTTATAGATAAGGGAACATTTTTACTAAAGTTATACCATACACTGTCTATCATGAGTCATGATAATCtactaataatcattttaataatattgtattatttaaccaAGGTGATTTCATAATGTCCGAATCAAATAGAGCGAAATTATCTTAGTAATTTtatgtcaaataatttttatattctaaattatttatcaaagttcagtaaaataataaaatttcatagtATATCGGATGatacatttaacatattaagaCACTcatgatttcaaaaaatatcaaagttttttaataatttaataatttgtatttaataattttaactcattaaaaaacaacactTTTCTtaacataagtatattatacaatttttatggtttataaagattgttgttttgtttgtaataattttgttgatttgtaaaaactaaaaattatgtaaaagaaatattttcaaaaacgtgtTTTCTGTTATAATGAGTGTCTTATGGATCACTTTAGTGTTAGTGTATATGTATTTGCCTATACTCTAATCCTTCTAAAACCTTAAGTAGaacagtacaatattattctaaacaaATACTAAGCTACTTAACTGTCttaaaacaatgtaaatagcatgatgatttaaatgtctgtaaaattcttaaatgctTGGAAAAATGCTtgaattcaatttcaaaagtaatatagactgttttataatcaaaattatattttaatggtatcTCGTTCAACCATTgttcatacaatatacattatattatataatgtataaaatatatttttttttttttttgataaaaaacatcattgatattattacagacaataaaatatagatgaaCAATGACAGGTAGGTAACTATCATGAGAGATTGTTTCAAACACTTCCTTTGGAAGTCGTCATCGGGTCACTGATAACCGGACGTCTTTATCACGGACGTGATCCACCGCACGTGATTGGCCACATTGGCGTATATCCCGTACTTGCTGTGCCGGCCACAGCCATAGCCAAAACTCGTAACACCCACCACAGTCCACCGGCCACGGATGTTGCACAATAGTGGCCCGCCCGAGTCGCCCGAACACGTATCTGACCGACCGTCCCTGTACCCCGCGCAAAACATATTGTCAGTGATCTGATAACGCCAGTACGCAGCTCGACACGTCCGCTGACCAACGATCGGAACCTATGGAtagcaataaaaacatattatacatgtcagtattttatatatttatatattattatatgccatGTATCACAGGTAAAACGCAACATTTGCGCactttggaaatattttttttaatttttttaaaacatataatgaatctaaatatgtaattaaattagttcaaaaacatcaaaaactACCTAAAacacctacatattataatatcaaaatatactgcatagatattgaaatttttgcaaaatatttatattattgttttttttatttaagataaaatattcataatattaaggcttttttgagctatttatgaACATGTTcaacttttcaatatttttttggggggggggggagttctacaaaatgtgatttaaaattatttgctgggtaaaaataaaaatgatatcattttttttaaaataatatctataaatctattttatatgttttactatacgaacataaatatataaaattaaatgtcgagttatataagtttttttaataaaatataatattatctaaacaaaaattatatcaacttaccatgatataaaaaattaaaaagtaaaataaaaagttttaattgctatgtaaaaatatatatatatatatatatattatagttagtaatattatagtctgaCAGACCACTTCCGCTTAGACTTggttttcgtatacaatgatatatcattgaattcaaatttaacatacgaATAATGGCATAATactactcgtataataatgACTCACTCGAcaccttttattttaatgtaattatttaggtCTGAATAAAAGgattatataattaggtaattgagtaaaaacaaaatattataagatccAATctcaattattcaaaataattcatctacaaaattaccaaaaaatataattatttattaccttttaAAACTTACTGATCAttgattagtaattaattttatttatttgttttatacttaaaattaaaatttgaatgtttaatatgaaatatcgcCAACCATAATTACTGTTTATCGATGacgcatattatgtatattttatcaatttgaaTATACAAAAATGGCAAAGAGTTCTCTAATGAGAGACAAtttgataatacaaaaatttgcaGTTAGATTGTTAAACAATTATCTAAGTCCTCATTGTTctcaaccatttttttttataaattctattgatgaaagttataaaatattttagccgattaatcattgtaaaaactacatttttgttcaacagatataacattattaatactatattgtcagttatttataaatacaaatattttataactcagCTAAACCTTTATGTAAGTATGAAACACAACTATTGTTTGATTAATTGATACGATAATCATTAATACTGTAAACTTGCAGTTAACTTTATTATCTACTTAGAATCAATActaaactatatacataccCTAGCTTCTCGAAGTATTTTAGATCCATAAGAATCTTGCGATTTCACTTTTCCCCATCCAATAACTACGCACATTTTAGGCTTCCGTTTCCATCGTTCGAAACCAGAAGCCGGAAGACAAGCTGGCTGTAAGTTTAATCCACCATCTATTACTGAATCTAAGGTACGTAATTTTAACAAAGCCATATCATTATCAATTGTATTTGGATTGTATTTgggatgtattattatacgttcaaCCTATAATTGATATGaaaatagctatattattacttaagttCACATTTGAAAATCCTAAATGCCATccactataataaaatgtgtaacgGTATGCGTAtgctgaatatattatacataacatagaTCATCCATACCTTTAATCTGATTTCATCGCCTTCATACACCGATAAATCATATTCCTTTAACATCACGAATAATTTTTGTCTAGAACAATGTGCAGCTGTGAGCACCCAGCCAGGAGCTATGAGGGTACCACCACAAATTAtatcctaataaaaaaattgaaaacgcTTAATGTAATGGACAATGTGAACGATATTTACTATCACAATACCAGAAATCCATTTAACACCGCAACTTGCCAAGGCCAATGGAATTTCTCAGATTCTTGACCTcccattattttaactaaaaacctAGGAGTCTTGTAACTGGGATTAGTAGTGGAAGCAACATTAACACCACATGTAAAATTCATAGACACGCCATACCCATCACCTAAAATTGCAATGCAaaattgtcattcaaaaaataaacacattagttttatgataataatgtacaaccTTTGTTCAAGAAACTTGAGTTGAGCTGTTTGTAGTAATTCGTCACGAGCCCCAGGCATCTCGAACCAGTCACAAAACAATACGATGATTCGGTAACGACGTTCGATCCACAAATTTTCGACCTTAGACAATGTCTGAACACGCGTCGtatgcaaattatataaatacagctTGTTACAGACAAGACACCAAGGCGGGGATACCACTAGTGGCATAAT from Aphis gossypii isolate Hap1 chromosome 1, ASM2018417v2, whole genome shotgun sequence includes these protein-coding regions:
- the LOC114126863 gene encoding trypsin-like, whose protein sequence is MFKFRMCWLMLFTQFVDVRLSEDLNDYSRVVAMRYLADGSQLPLLSDRTANSVNNQRRRRRKSVYSDWSDWSLCSDRCITVRQRHCLRSKICGSNVVTESSYCFVTGSRCLGLVTNYYKQLNSSFLNKGDGYGVSMNFTCGVNVASTTNPSYKTPRFLVKIMGGQESEKFHWPWQVAVLNGFLDIICGGTLIAPGWVLTAAHCSRQKLFVMLKEYDLSVYEGDEIRLKVERIIIHPKYNPNTIDNDMALLKLRTLDSVIDGGLNLQPACLPASGFERWKRKPKMCVVIGWGKVKSQDSYGSKILREARVPIVGQRTCRAAYWRYQITDNMFCAGYRDGRSDTCSGDSGGPLLCNIRGRWTVVGVTSFGYGCGRHSKYGIYANVANHVRWITSVIKTSGYQ